A stretch of Lactiplantibacillus brownii DNA encodes these proteins:
- a CDS encoding minor capsid protein, producing MKIIETIKKMLWGHPHKNTLSQNLSDTKSESEKSVNPLVSLGDTDIDKKLLVPLESDILPGDIILMMWSNNKSINALPPLYFKYEFGIDPTTHRKKLISTGYLEKGSPSESLKSLLVPQLKEILRENKLPVSGRKQELITRIESQLKPEQYADKILDTYLVASPHGQALLNKYRNLTWAHKHNSKDGIINVPNAIGTTITELQQKLKSSRSSSNISKEMFIELKECESDAYQISATLDKKTCPKCGEMDQKIFQTSRVKFGMNFPPFHDGCRCTVDPYIAGLPDLKERWMRNPKTGKGEIVSNIDYTGWRKNMVQKYGKEIFDR from the coding sequence ATGAAGATCATTGAAACTATTAAGAAAATGCTATGGGGTCATCCACACAAAAACACATTATCTCAAAATCTCTCAGATACCAAAAGCGAGTCAGAAAAATCCGTCAATCCTTTGGTATCATTAGGTGATACCGATATAGACAAGAAATTGCTTGTTCCACTCGAATCTGATATCTTACCTGGTGACATCATCCTTATGATGTGGTCAAATAATAAATCAATAAACGCGTTGCCACCACTCTATTTCAAATATGAATTCGGAATAGATCCTACTACACACCGTAAAAAACTAATTAGTACGGGGTATCTAGAAAAAGGTTCTCCATCAGAGTCACTAAAATCTCTACTAGTACCACAACTTAAAGAAATATTACGAGAAAATAAGCTACCAGTTTCAGGAAGAAAACAAGAACTTATAACTAGGATTGAATCTCAACTTAAACCAGAACAATATGCAGATAAAATTTTAGACACCTATTTAGTTGCTTCACCCCATGGTCAAGCCTTACTAAATAAATATAGAAATCTTACTTGGGCACACAAACATAACTCTAAAGATGGCATAATCAACGTTCCTAACGCGATAGGTACAACAATAACAGAATTACAACAAAAATTAAAAAGCTCTAGGTCCTCCTCAAATATATCTAAAGAAATGTTCATAGAACTTAAAGAATGTGAGAGTGATGCATATCAAATCAGTGCCACTTTGGACAAAAAAACTTGCCCTAAATGCGGCGAAATGGACCAAAAGATATTTCAAACTTCTCGTGTCAAATTTGGAATGAATTTTCCACCTTTTCATGACGGCTGTCGGTGCACGGTAGATCCGTACATTGCCGGATTGCCCGACCTGAAGGAAAGATGGATGCGCAATCCTAAAACTGGTAAAGGTGAGATAGTGTCCAACATCGATTACACTGGATGGCGAAAAAACATGGTACAAAAATATGGGAAGGAAATATTTGATAGATAA
- a CDS encoding carbohydrate ABC transporter permease: MENTLVKQAAKKRLLGNTFKYILLAILAFIVIFPFVLGIWTSFLPSMDIAKGTLWGGGQLTLHNYVTAFTQTKILRYLLNSLVIATLVTMAHLFFCSLGAYAFVFLDFKYRNLLFYVVLGTMMLPFEAEVIPNFTTVKVLGLLNHYSVMVIPFLTSAFGIFMLRQTFKQIPRDLKEAADVDGLSHWQFYWKVVMPYSKISLCTLAAYSFLGAWNQYLWPMLTTFSDHLRPVQDGLRQLQSEETFNDWGMVQASAAIVVVPTLIVLYIGQHYFKSGLNEGSVK, translated from the coding sequence ATGGAAAATACCTTAGTGAAACAAGCTGCCAAGAAACGGCTCCTTGGTAACACGTTCAAATATATCCTTTTAGCAATATTAGCTTTCATCGTTATTTTTCCGTTTGTTTTAGGTATCTGGACCAGCTTCTTACCTTCGATGGATATTGCCAAAGGAACTTTATGGGGTGGCGGGCAGTTGACGCTGCACAATTACGTCACCGCATTTACCCAAACAAAAATTTTACGATACCTTTTAAATAGTTTGGTGATTGCAACCTTGGTGACGATGGCTCATTTGTTCTTTTGCTCATTAGGAGCCTATGCCTTCGTTTTCCTAGATTTCAAATATCGCAATTTATTGTTTTACGTGGTTTTAGGAACCATGATGTTGCCATTTGAAGCAGAGGTGATCCCCAACTTTACGACCGTAAAAGTGTTAGGACTGTTAAATCATTATTCTGTAATGGTGATTCCATTCTTAACGTCGGCATTCGGGATTTTCATGTTACGACAAACTTTCAAACAAATTCCACGAGACTTGAAGGAAGCTGCTGATGTGGATGGCTTATCGCATTGGCAATTTTATTGGAAAGTTGTCATGCCATATTCGAAAATTAGTTTATGTACATTGGCAGCCTACAGCTTCTTAGGGGCTTGGAATCAATATTTATGGCCAATGTTAACGACTTTTAGTGACCACTTAAGGCCCGTCCAAGATGGCTTGCGACAACTGCAATCAGAAGAAACTTTCAATGATTGGGGTATGGTACAAGCCAGTGCAGCAATTGTCGTTGTGCCAACGTTGATCGTGTTATATATCGGGCAACATTACTTCAAATCCGGTTTAAATGAGGGCTCAGTCAAATGA
- a CDS encoding ImmA/IrrE family metallo-endopeptidase codes for MNEYLGRALEYAVDHGISYDLCEDFSPYTPSGSNPETNKIVINMNWYLSRQLPYVTCHEISHIEHQDSGILYFHTISKTPIEAEANKGAINILVPMYFESVNVEDANAYTFMQEFDVPPFMEDYTIDAIHKFYKKEVPYNEDH; via the coding sequence ATGAATGAATATTTAGGCAGAGCCCTAGAATATGCTGTTGATCATGGAATCAGCTATGATTTATGTGAAGATTTTTCACCATATACCCCTTCCGGATCTAACCCTGAAACAAACAAGATAGTTATAAATATGAATTGGTATTTATCAAGACAGTTGCCCTATGTCACTTGCCATGAAATTAGTCACATTGAGCATCAGGATTCGGGCATTCTTTATTTTCATACAATAAGCAAGACCCCAATTGAAGCAGAGGCTAACAAAGGTGCGATTAACATTCTCGTGCCAATGTATTTTGAAAGCGTTAACGTTGAGGATGCTAACGCTTATACTTTTATGCAAGAATTTGATGTACCTCCTTTTATGGAAGATTACACCATAGACGCAATCCATAAATTCTATAAAAAGGAGGTTCCTTATAATGAAGATCATTGA
- a CDS encoding transcriptional regulator, with product MTEEAMLDSVSRKLFKTFRDAYQDKGWTQKYVAELLDINPQQFNRAIRGLDNTPKAKLIREKARDLLGIK from the coding sequence ATGACCGAAGAAGCTATGTTAGATTCAGTATCGCGAAAATTATTTAAGACATTTCGTGATGCATATCAAGATAAGGGGTGGACGCAAAAGTATGTTGCTGAGTTATTGGATATTAATCCGCAACAATTCAATCGAGCTATTCGCGGGTTAGATAATACGCCAAAGGCAAAGCTGATTCGTGAAAAGGCCCGCGACTTGTTAGGAATCAAATAG
- a CDS encoding ABC transporter substrate-binding protein: MKKFSQLFKRYWQVFSAVGVVIIIALGVFGYSKSQVHAASGRTRVVFWHEMKGPGQKKLVTFINEFNKSQSKYEVVPQFQGSYNAVIQKIMNTHGTDASPAIFQSMDISTSQMYHSGFTVPMQKFIDKDNYDISQIASVARGVATRNGQLLAMPFNTSQTTLYYNAGLLKKYNITPPPVNPTYSDITRVSKQLYDRSNHKVKGISVEAYSWLFEQFLSNANEEFANKHDGHTGISTKVNFTGPTAIKSMTWVQDRVKYGDFMNFGSHKNEMAAFLSNKLGIYMQTSADMSVLAKGLGKNLGVTYYPRPDGVKANGISVGGASLWISNDKSEAVQQGAWEFTKFLINPKNQARWEKATGYLALNKDSANEPILKQSYEKLPMLKVPSDQLKSAKANDTNSGIFVDGVVAARSLIQNAMQQIYAGKDVYQSLKTAENSYNKVLESNNKANGWTK; this comes from the coding sequence ATGAAAAAATTTAGTCAGTTATTTAAACGCTACTGGCAAGTTTTCAGTGCGGTTGGCGTCGTTATTATCATTGCTTTGGGTGTTTTTGGCTATTCTAAGTCACAAGTGCATGCGGCTTCGGGGCGGACACGGGTTGTATTTTGGCATGAAATGAAGGGACCAGGTCAAAAGAAACTGGTGACCTTTATTAATGAATTTAATAAATCCCAATCAAAATATGAAGTGGTGCCACAATTCCAAGGTAGCTATAACGCTGTCATTCAAAAAATCATGAATACACATGGTACGGATGCTTCACCAGCCATTTTCCAATCAATGGATATTTCAACAAGTCAGATGTACCATAGTGGTTTTACGGTACCAATGCAGAAATTCATCGATAAAGATAATTATGATATTTCGCAAATCGCTTCGGTTGCACGAGGTGTGGCAACACGTAATGGTCAGTTATTAGCAATGCCATTTAATACATCGCAAACGACTTTGTATTACAATGCGGGTCTACTGAAAAAGTATAATATTACACCACCACCAGTTAATCCAACCTATAGTGATATTACACGGGTTTCTAAACAACTATATGATCGTTCGAATCATAAAGTTAAAGGGATTAGTGTCGAAGCCTATTCTTGGTTATTCGAACAATTTCTTTCAAATGCTAACGAAGAATTTGCCAACAAGCATGATGGACATACTGGCATCTCAACGAAGGTGAACTTTACTGGGCCAACCGCAATCAAATCGATGACTTGGGTTCAAGATCGGGTTAAGTACGGTGATTTCATGAACTTCGGTTCGCATAAGAATGAAATGGCTGCTTTCCTATCTAACAAGTTGGGTATCTATATGCAGACTTCTGCTGATATGAGTGTTTTGGCCAAAGGTTTGGGTAAGAATTTAGGTGTGACCTATTATCCACGGCCAGATGGTGTGAAAGCCAACGGTATCTCAGTTGGTGGGGCCTCACTCTGGATTTCAAATGATAAGTCGGAAGCTGTTCAACAAGGTGCTTGGGAATTCACGAAATTCTTGATTAATCCTAAGAACCAAGCTCGTTGGGAAAAGGCGACAGGTTACTTAGCCTTGAATAAGGATTCTGCCAATGAACCTATCTTGAAACAATCCTATGAAAAGTTACCAATGCTCAAGGTTCCTAGTGATCAATTGAAGAGTGCCAAGGCCAATGACACGAATTCCGGGATCTTTGTGGATGGGGTAGTTGCGGCGCGGTCATTAATTCAAAATGCCATGCAACAAATTTATGCTGGCAAAGATGTTTATCAGTCATTGAAAACAGCTGAAAATTCTTACAATAAAGTGTTAGAATCAAACAATAAAGCCAATGGCTGGACGAAATAA
- a CDS encoding SHOCT domain-containing protein: MNTCTNCGNEIALFDAKLKIKGGIICAACENKLLQSLGYHIPPTISEKFKLNSMPLSTVKDKVDNFVLPTFDPDIARQDEEDIPEPVKFSSERAIKVDGIEADFVSQKLMLRPSILSKKRLMNFYDITSYRPYVQGKEVTKHHGVARALTGGVLFGGAGAIVGAVTGGKRYSEVSSVGVNVYLADGQSVEFSFIDSKTKADSWVAQGAQKRVEELSVLLDRIIDASRNQQSVSDNIGGSSDTSVADEIKQYKELLDSEIITQDEFDKKKAQLLDL; encoded by the coding sequence ATGAACACATGTACTAACTGTGGAAACGAGATTGCTCTCTTCGATGCAAAACTTAAAATTAAAGGAGGGATAATCTGTGCAGCTTGTGAGAATAAACTTCTCCAATCACTTGGGTATCATATTCCACCCACTATCTCTGAGAAATTCAAGCTTAATTCTATGCCACTTAGTACCGTTAAAGATAAAGTGGATAACTTTGTATTGCCCACATTTGATCCAGATATAGCACGTCAGGATGAAGAAGATATTCCTGAGCCAGTTAAGTTTTCTTCTGAGAGAGCCATTAAAGTTGATGGAATCGAAGCCGATTTCGTATCACAAAAGCTTATGCTTCGCCCTTCAATACTCAGCAAAAAACGGTTAATGAATTTTTATGACATCACCAGCTATAGGCCTTATGTTCAAGGCAAAGAAGTGACTAAACATCACGGAGTAGCTCGTGCACTTACTGGCGGCGTTCTTTTTGGCGGTGCTGGTGCAATCGTAGGTGCCGTTACTGGTGGCAAAAGATATAGTGAGGTCTCTAGTGTTGGGGTCAACGTTTACTTAGCAGACGGACAATCTGTTGAATTTTCGTTTATTGATTCAAAAACCAAAGCTGATTCATGGGTAGCTCAAGGTGCTCAGAAACGAGTTGAAGAATTATCTGTTTTATTAGACAGAATTATTGATGCCAGCCGCAATCAACAGTCAGTTTCAGATAACATTGGGGGTTCATCTGACACCAGTGTCGCAGACGAAATCAAACAATATAAGGAATTATTAGACTCTGAAATAATTACACAAGATGAGTTTGATAAAAAAAAGGCACAATTATTAGATTTATAA
- a CDS encoding deoxynucleoside kinase gives MVIITAGMIGVGKTTLTGLIADHLGTKAFYEPVGDNPVLPLYYSDPKNYGFLLQIYFLNKRFGMIKKALADDNNVLDRSIYEDALFTKENNAEGNISDTELNVYLQLLDNMMTELTELPKKAPDLMVYSETDFDTILYRIKKRGRDYEQFDNNPELESYYYKMWTAYRKWFKEYDASPKMKIDLQHYDLEKPENQQAVLAQIDAELGKIRKPANA, from the coding sequence ATGGTGATAATAACAGCAGGAATGATTGGGGTCGGCAAAACTACTTTAACAGGTTTAATTGCCGACCACCTTGGAACAAAAGCATTTTACGAACCCGTTGGTGACAATCCAGTCTTGCCACTTTACTATTCGGATCCCAAAAACTACGGTTTCCTACTACAAATTTACTTTTTAAATAAACGTTTTGGAATGATCAAGAAGGCCTTGGCCGATGACAACAATGTCCTCGACCGTTCGATTTACGAAGACGCCCTCTTTACCAAAGAAAACAACGCTGAAGGTAATATTTCAGACACTGAATTAAATGTTTATCTACAATTGTTGGATAACATGATGACAGAATTAACTGAATTGCCTAAAAAGGCGCCAGATTTGATGGTTTATTCTGAAACAGATTTTGATACAATTCTTTATCGTATCAAAAAACGTGGTCGTGATTACGAACAATTCGATAATAATCCCGAATTGGAATCTTACTACTACAAAATGTGGACGGCTTATCGTAAATGGTTCAAGGAATATGATGCTAGTCCAAAGATGAAGATTGACTTACAACACTATGACTTGGAAAAGCCAGAAAACCAACAAGCTGTCTTAGCTCAAATTGATGCTGAACTCGGCAAGATTCGCAAACCAGCGAACGCTTAA
- a CDS encoding carbohydrate ABC transporter permease — MIESLPSTKQKPKSPQAKRDLTAKVKSFELKKNDKYYAWLFLGPSILLLAVFVFYPMLRTLYLSLFLTDTFGKPTVFVGLKNYATLLKSAPYMASLKATGTYVVSVSAFTIIFGLLLAALANQKLRGIGFFRNIFTATMGVSVSVSAVFWLFMFNPSIGILNKVVTAFGAHPINWLTTPGWAMTAVIATTVWMHLGFTFLLFFGALQAVPKSLYDAADVSGASSRYQFWHITLPMISPTMFFVAVITLISGFKSFGLIDLMTAGGPTNATNLLVYRVYQDAFMNGNYAQASTEAIVLTIIIAIITFVQFKLLAKRVNY, encoded by the coding sequence ATGATCGAATCGTTGCCGTCAACTAAGCAGAAACCTAAAAGCCCGCAAGCAAAACGCGATCTGACGGCTAAGGTGAAGTCTTTTGAATTAAAGAAGAATGATAAGTATTATGCTTGGCTGTTTTTAGGACCATCAATTTTATTATTAGCGGTATTCGTGTTTTATCCAATGTTACGAACACTATATTTGAGTTTGTTCTTAACCGACACATTTGGTAAACCAACCGTTTTTGTTGGTTTAAAAAATTATGCCACTTTGCTTAAATCAGCGCCATATATGGCAAGTTTGAAAGCAACTGGAACCTATGTGGTCAGTGTTTCCGCATTCACAATTATTTTTGGGCTGTTACTGGCTGCTTTAGCCAATCAAAAATTGCGCGGTATTGGCTTTTTCCGTAATATTTTTACGGCCACGATGGGTGTCTCAGTATCAGTGTCCGCAGTTTTCTGGTTATTTATGTTTAATCCATCGATTGGGATCTTGAATAAAGTGGTAACTGCTTTTGGGGCCCATCCAATTAATTGGTTAACAACACCAGGTTGGGCGATGACCGCCGTGATTGCGACCACCGTTTGGATGCATTTAGGCTTTACTTTCTTGCTATTCTTTGGTGCTTTGCAAGCCGTGCCGAAAAGTTTATATGACGCCGCCGATGTGTCTGGGGCATCATCACGATATCAATTTTGGCATATTACTTTGCCGATGATTTCACCAACCATGTTTTTCGTGGCCGTGATTACACTGATTTCAGGTTTCAAGAGTTTTGGCTTGATTGATTTGATGACTGCTGGTGGCCCAACGAATGCGACTAATTTATTGGTCTATCGGGTCTACCAAGATGCCTTCATGAATGGAAATTATGCCCAAGCTAGCACGGAAGCCATTGTGTTAACGATTATTATTGCAATTATTACTTTTGTTCAATTTAAGCTCTTAGCAAAGCGGGTGAATTACTAA
- a CDS encoding host-nuclease inhibitor Gam family protein gives MLNSLLKEELTTVNEREHEGFQIDSLQSADWAMRKLQAIEEHDTEVQNAAKADMDQTIAWRDRKLTENQASREYFENLLKDYLYRERQHNKKFKIDTPHGKVTTRKTPAGLKYEDATVLKSLRDQGITEFIRTKEEVNKKDLKKAGSIINGKFVLDDGQIVDGVAEKPAGESVKFDL, from the coding sequence ATGTTGAATTCATTGTTGAAGGAAGAACTAACCACGGTGAACGAACGTGAGCATGAGGGCTTTCAGATTGACTCATTACAGTCTGCTGATTGGGCAATGCGAAAGCTGCAGGCCATCGAGGAACACGATACGGAGGTTCAGAATGCTGCCAAAGCAGACATGGACCAGACGATTGCTTGGCGGGATCGAAAGCTGACTGAAAATCAAGCCAGTCGAGAATACTTTGAGAACTTACTCAAAGATTATCTTTACCGAGAACGCCAGCACAATAAAAAGTTCAAAATCGATACGCCACACGGTAAGGTCACTACTCGTAAAACTCCTGCCGGATTGAAGTATGAAGATGCGACCGTGTTGAAATCTTTACGTGATCAAGGCATTACAGAGTTCATTCGAACTAAAGAAGAGGTTAACAAGAAAGATTTGAAGAAAGCTGGTTCAATCATCAATGGCAAATTTGTTTTAGATGACGGCCAAATCGTGGATGGCGTGGCTGAAAAGCCGGCCGGTGAATCCGTTAAATTTGATTTGTAG
- a CDS encoding Rha family transcriptional regulator, which translates to MSDLVTMHDQQAVTTSLQVAEVFGKNHPHVLRSLDELKKDVSNFGYMFVETKIPDSYGRMRRAFYMNRDGFTLLAMGFTGSKALEFKLQYIEAFNRMEKRVSQFDIPATLPEALRLAADQAEQITIMKPKAEYTDKMLSNPGLETTSMIAKNYGYSATAFNKLLNGLGIQFKQGKTWLLYAKYQDKGYTHVEPYEYVNSEDLRRVRNTMKWTQKGVKFLYDFLRRQGILPLVEQLDGEADGQTSMEV; encoded by the coding sequence ATGAGCGATTTAGTCACCATGCATGATCAGCAAGCAGTTACAACTAGTTTGCAGGTTGCAGAAGTGTTCGGCAAGAATCATCCCCATGTATTAAGAAGCCTCGATGAATTAAAAAAAGATGTGTCCAATTTTGGATACATGTTTGTTGAAACAAAGATTCCCGATTCATACGGTCGGATGAGGCGAGCATTTTACATGAATCGCGATGGCTTCACATTATTAGCAATGGGATTCACCGGTTCGAAAGCATTGGAATTCAAGCTTCAGTATATCGAAGCGTTTAACCGCATGGAAAAGCGAGTTAGCCAGTTTGATATTCCGGCAACTTTGCCAGAAGCGCTGCGACTCGCGGCAGACCAAGCGGAGCAGATTACCATTATGAAGCCGAAAGCTGAATACACCGACAAAATGTTGTCCAATCCAGGGCTCGAAACTACTTCGATGATTGCCAAGAACTACGGTTACTCGGCTACCGCATTCAACAAGTTGTTGAACGGCCTAGGTATTCAATTCAAACAAGGCAAGACGTGGTTACTTTACGCAAAGTACCAAGACAAAGGGTACACACACGTTGAGCCATACGAGTACGTGAATAGCGAAGATTTAAGGCGCGTACGCAATACGATGAAGTGGACGCAGAAAGGTGTCAAGTTCTTGTACGACTTTTTAAGACGCCAAGGCATTCTGCCACTTGTTGAGCAGCTCGATGGTGAGGCGGACGGGCAGACTAGCATGGAGGTGTAA
- a CDS encoding helix-turn-helix domain-containing protein, with protein sequence MTMFERIKKISKEQGYSLSQLNDKAGLKTNIIYSWKNKVPSIEKLNAVANVLGVSTDYLLGKTSEKAVSNKPKKVDIEDDDVIMTFEGRPIPPEDLELMKRLLRGGRHE encoded by the coding sequence ATGACAATGTTTGAACGAATCAAAAAAATTTCTAAAGAACAAGGATATAGTCTCTCGCAGTTAAACGATAAGGCTGGATTAAAAACTAATATTATCTACTCATGGAAGAACAAAGTACCTTCGATAGAGAAACTGAATGCAGTTGCTAATGTACTTGGAGTCTCAACTGATTATTTGTTAGGCAAAACGAGTGAAAAGGCCGTATCAAACAAGCCCAAAAAAGTTGATATTGAAGATGATGACGTTATTATGACTTTCGAGGGTCGACCGATACCTCCAGAAGACCTCGAACTTATGAAGCGTCTCCTGCGAGGTGGCAGACATGAATGA
- a CDS encoding DUF2335 domain-containing protein: MAQTNSAEIIDRLQNLPPQEREDLIATMEMYSGPIPHPDILKGYQNLYPEAAKRIIENGLQESEHRRNLETKRQKRRGRLAYICLWGGLVIMTLFLVFSFYLILNGHQIIGSVFAGTSFIVLMGTVFDLAAKLSGNDDLHSNDD; the protein is encoded by the coding sequence GTGGCACAAACAAATAGTGCTGAAATCATTGACAGATTGCAAAATCTTCCACCACAAGAACGAGAAGATTTAATTGCAACTATGGAAATGTATTCTGGTCCAATTCCACATCCAGATATTCTGAAGGGTTATCAAAACCTTTATCCTGAAGCCGCAAAGAGAATTATAGAGAATGGGTTACAGGAGTCGGAGCATCGAAGAAATTTGGAGACTAAACGTCAAAAAAGACGTGGCCGTCTAGCGTATATATGCTTATGGGGCGGCTTGGTGATAATGACACTTTTTCTAGTGTTCTCATTTTATTTAATTTTAAATGGTCATCAGATTATTGGTTCCGTTTTTGCAGGAACCAGTTTCATAGTACTGATGGGGACTGTGTTTGATTTAGCAGCCAAGCTATCTGGCAATGATGACTTGCATTCAAATGATGATTAG
- a CDS encoding glycerophosphodiester phosphodiesterase, with product MTSKSLIYGHRGVPVKFPENSLAGFAYAVSQKIDGLEFDVHLTKDNVPVIMHDEKLDRTTDGQGKISEYTYAELRQFSLANGEPVPALSELLDLVSGEPVHLNLEFKTDKHYYQGIERIVLRLIQQADLVYPVVFSSFNLHSLERGYKIDPSQKYAFLSSAHIGDPEGFCASEHLEGLHLEHYQTMPHVSERVWTVDDPDEMRQLFDKQVSAVITNNFELARDVRAVS from the coding sequence ATGACAAGTAAATCGTTAATTTACGGTCATCGAGGGGTACCAGTGAAGTTTCCAGAAAATTCATTAGCTGGGTTTGCCTATGCGGTGAGTCAAAAGATTGATGGTTTGGAGTTTGATGTGCATTTGACGAAGGACAATGTCCCGGTGATCATGCACGATGAGAAACTTGATCGTACCACGGATGGGCAAGGGAAAATTTCTGAATATACCTATGCGGAATTACGTCAATTTTCGTTGGCCAATGGTGAACCAGTTCCGGCACTGTCGGAATTATTGGACTTAGTAAGTGGTGAACCAGTGCACTTAAACTTGGAATTTAAGACAGATAAGCATTACTATCAGGGGATTGAACGAATTGTCTTGCGGTTAATTCAGCAAGCAGATCTTGTTTATCCAGTGGTCTTTTCATCGTTTAATTTGCATAGCCTAGAACGTGGCTACAAGATCGATCCGAGTCAAAAGTATGCGTTTCTTTCTTCGGCGCACATTGGTGACCCGGAAGGTTTCTGCGCGAGTGAACATTTGGAAGGCTTACACTTGGAACACTATCAAACGATGCCACACGTCTCTGAACGGGTCTGGACAGTCGATGATCCCGATGAAATGCGTCAATTGTTTGATAAACAAGTGAGTGCTGTGATTACGAACAATTTTGAATTAGCACGTGATGTGCGGGCTGTGAGCTAA
- a CDS encoding tyrosine-type recombinase/integrase has product MKLKRSNKYKNVYSYVAKKGTLYAVRFTYYDLNGKRREKQERGFKTELLAYKAELALEIKYANNDVQQIVDSSMKVSEWVAQFIEQNKLRWRPSTKKNYLNSFNKYVIPLLGNEQLEKLTRIKYQRLYIDPLMLKLSPITVENHNRIMMSLMNCAVENDILAKNKLKGIKFPKTEPRKALSREDLAKFNKHLPKLDPEYTTLFMLLELTGMRLGEAFGLTWTDINLHNETVRINKSRGSFGVGPTKTTAGTRTIAMTATLTKQLKHYRLHQKELCLKFAQSFDPDHYVFTSSKHNSLATSAAVDYNFHIALEEAGVEKYKYVVHCLRHTHATYLLNSGINPVDVAKRLGHSNANITLGIYAHALDGSDSEIALKIDKIVGF; this is encoded by the coding sequence ATGAAATTAAAAAGATCAAATAAATATAAGAATGTCTATTCATACGTGGCTAAAAAAGGTACCTTATATGCCGTTCGCTTCACCTACTATGATTTGAACGGTAAGCGTCGAGAAAAACAAGAACGTGGATTTAAGACTGAGCTGCTAGCTTATAAGGCCGAGCTTGCATTAGAAATCAAGTATGCAAATAATGACGTACAGCAAATTGTTGACTCCAGCATGAAAGTTTCAGAGTGGGTCGCACAATTCATTGAACAAAATAAACTCCGTTGGCGCCCAAGCACCAAAAAGAACTATCTGAATTCGTTTAATAAATATGTGATCCCTTTACTGGGAAATGAACAGTTAGAAAAATTAACTCGGATAAAGTATCAACGACTATATATTGATCCATTAATGCTAAAACTATCACCCATCACTGTTGAAAATCATAATCGTATCATGATGTCGTTGATGAATTGTGCCGTTGAAAATGATATCTTAGCCAAAAACAAGCTTAAAGGAATCAAGTTTCCAAAAACCGAGCCACGTAAAGCCCTAAGCAGAGAAGATTTGGCTAAATTCAATAAGCATCTGCCTAAACTTGATCCAGAGTACACAACCCTCTTCATGTTATTAGAGTTGACTGGAATGCGTCTAGGCGAAGCATTCGGTCTAACTTGGACTGACATCAATCTTCATAATGAGACTGTTCGTATCAACAAATCCCGTGGATCCTTTGGTGTTGGACCAACCAAGACTACGGCTGGTACACGGACCATCGCGATGACAGCTACACTGACTAAGCAACTCAAACATTATAGGCTACACCAAAAAGAATTATGCTTAAAATTCGCACAGTCTTTCGATCCTGATCACTACGTTTTCACGTCTTCTAAACATAACTCGCTTGCAACCAGTGCAGCCGTCGACTATAATTTTCATATTGCGCTTGAAGAAGCCGGTGTTGAAAAATACAAGTACGTGGTCCATTGTCTACGTCACACTCACGCAACGTACTTGCTCAACTCTGGTATCAACCCCGTTGATGTTGCTAAACGTCTGGGACATTCAAACGCAAATATCACTTTAGGCATTTACGCTCACGCTTTAGACGGAAGCGATAGCGAAATTGCGCTAAAGATTGATAAGATTGTCGGATTTTAA